Below is a window of Tolypothrix bouteillei VB521301 DNA.
TTGCCATTGGTGGAAGAATCAGAAAAATTAGATGTGCGATCGGCAGTGGAGGAGCATCAAAAGTTACAAGAAAGTATTTTTCCTGAGTTTCAGGTGGGGTTGCTCCACGGTCGCATGAGTTCAGTGGATAAAGACGAAGCGATCGGTAAATTTCGGGCTAATCAAACTCAAATTTTAGTTTCGACCACTGTTGTAGAGGTAGGTGTAGACGTACCAAATGCAACAGTTATGCTCATAGAAAATGCGGAACGCTTTGGTTTATCGCAATTGCACCAATTACGAGGACGTGTTGGTAGAGGTGCGGCTCAATCTTACTGTTTGTTAATGAGCAGTTCTAGAAGCCCGGATGCACAGCAACGCCTGCGAGTTTTGGAACAGTCCCAAGATGGCTTTTTTATCTCTGAAATGGATATGCGTTTTCGCGGTCCCGGACAAGTTTTAGGAACTCGTCAATCTGGTGTACCGGACTTTACTTTGGCTAGTTTGGTAGAAGATGAGGAGGTCTTAGTTTTAGCGCGACAAGCAGCAGAAAAGGTGATAGAGATAGACGCAAGTTTAGAGCGATGGTATTTGATGAAAGAAGAGTTGAAATATCGGTACGAGCGGTTAATGGGTGGGGCAATTTTGACATAACTGATTTTGCGTATATTTTTATCAATAACACGAAAAATTGGAATTTCTAGCCTGCTTAGGCTGGCTTCGTTTGTATAGCCTCACCCTTATAGGGTGTAGGTGCAAGATATCGGCTAACTCTGTTATAATCGCGTAAATTTCTTGATTGTTGTCGTTATTGTTGTTTGCGTTAGTTATTAGTTATACCTCTTTTAAGCCATACAAAATCTACTATTAAAAACCAACTAGTACAGTTCGGCGTAAATAAAGCAACCATTAGTAACAGAGAAAAAGCTAACAGTTAAAGCTTTTGCGCCTTCTGCCACGCCACTTGCTGTAGCCTGTGAAACCCGTCCACCGCAGTGGCTCCTCTGCCATCGTACTTCTGCCTTCGTGTACTAGGTAAACCAACCACTTCTCCAACGATGCGCTGGGTATTTCAATGCTTTCAATCCATCCATATTCTTATACTTAATAATCAAAAATAAATATCTAATTTAAATGAGGATAGGCAATTCATATTCAGCCTTCTACCAGATAATTGCCGGCAAGGCTTCTTGAATAACGGAAACAATAAGACTATTACTCATAAACTTTCATTAATTTTTCTGGATCGATAAGTTATTATTAATGTATTCATAAATATCTACAAATTGTATTGAATTAAAATTTACCTTACAGTGTTGCGACAAAAGCTGAGAATAGCAGAAATTGTACCGGATTTGATTGAGACAGTTTATAGTATTAGCTATCGGAGCAAAGCGCCGTAACGTTTTGTACCAAAGGATGAAAAACTGTGTCTTTTTGATAGACTAGGTCAATTTCCATTGGTATTTAGGGCACAAGATAAATACGAGGCTGTAAAGCTTCAGTTAACTGGTATTGCTTAAAAACTTGGGCAATGGAATCTGTTTTACCCGACAATGAAGCTTTGAGGCTTGAAGCACTTTTGCGCTATCGAATCCTTGATACATCATCAGAAGTAGCATTCGACGAGTTAACCAGTCTTGCGGCTTTCATTTGCAAGACTCCGATCGCATTGATTACCTTAATAGATAGCGATCGCCAGTGGTTTAAATCTAAAGTGGGATTAACAACTTCTGAAACTCCTCGCAGTGCCGCATTTTGTGCCCATGCTATTTTGCATAAAGAGCCACTGATCGTTCCAGATGCGTTGCAAGATCCCCGCTTTGCTACTAACCCTCTAGTCACTGAAGATCCTCACATCCGGTTTTACGCAGGTGCGCCTTTGACAACACCACAAGGTTTTCGGATTGGAACATTATGTGTTATTGACCGGGTACCGCGCCAACTTAACTTAGAGGAAATCACCGCCCTTGAAGCACTTAGTCGTCAGGTTGTCAGCCAGATAGAACTTCGCTATTTAAAAAAATCATTGCAGCAACAAGAAAGCTATTTTCGTGCCATTGTGGAAGTAGAGCCAGAATTATCCATTACGCGAAATCTGAAAGAGCTCAAGCACGCAGAAGATGCTTTGCGACGTGAGAAAGAATACATCAGTCATATTGTAACTGCTGCTCCAACTTTGATTTGTGGGATTGCTCCTGATGGGATGACTACCTTTGTAAATCCCATAGTTAGTGAAGTCACGGGTTATAGCAGTGATGAACTTGTGGGAAAAAATTGGTGGCATATTTTCTATCCAGATGGCGAATACTGGCAAGTTGAGCAACTGTTCCGTGATTTTGAGAAGGGACAAGTGATTAACTACGAAATGAGACTGACTACCAAGCACGGACAGAAACGAGTGATTTCGTGGAACTCGGTCAATCGTTGGAACGATAGCGGTACATTGTTGGAGGTAATTGGTATTGGTGCGGATGTCACACAGCAAAGACAGTCAGAGATTGCTTTATACCAGCAAACTCAACGAGAACATTTGATGGCAGAAATGGCAAAGCATATTCGTCGGTCGCTAGATCTAGAGGAAATTTTAAAGACAACGGTTTCAGAAGTGCAGCAATTCCTTCAGTGCGATCGCGTTTTCATCTATCGCTTTCATCCCGATTGGACCGGTAGTATAGTGGTTGAGTCACTTGCGCCCGGTTGCAAGAGCGTTCAGGGGACTATCATCAAAGATTCTTTTTTCCAAGAACTCTCTCTTCGCCCATTTTACGAACAGGGAAAGATTCAAGCTGTTGCGGATATATACACATCAAATCTTGCACCTTGTCACATAGCATTGCTCGAACAATTGCAAATTCGCTCGAATCTAGTTGTCTCCATTGTAGTAGAAAACGGAGGAACGGGGGCATCTTCTCAACTTTGGGGGCTCCTTGTTGCCAACCATTGTTTTGAGCCACGAGGGTGGGAACCTGTAGAAATTAATTTACTCAAACAGTTGGGAACTCAAGTGGCAATTGCCATTCAGCAATCCGAACTTTATCAACAAGCACAAACAGAACTCCTCGAACGCAAGCGCACGGAAAAGTTGCTTCTCAGTACCCAAAATCAGCTTCAGCACCTTCTTGCTTACAGTCCGGCGATTATTTATAGCTGCAAGCCATCGGGATACTTTGGAGCGACTTTCGTTAGCGATAACGTGTTTAACATTTTGGGATATGAGCCCCAAGAGTTTACAAGCCATTCTCAGTTTTGGTTTTCTCACATCCATCCAGATGACCGGAACCGCGTGCTTGCTGAATTAGTGCAGTTAACCCACCGAAAACACTTTGCTTATGAATACCGCTTTTTGCACAAGAACGGTTATTACCGATGGATGTATGATGAACTGAGACTGGTGACAGATGCTGAAGGAAATCCCATAGAAATTGTGGGATGCTGGCAAGATATTAGCAGTTCTCGATTCTAGCCTGCTTGCTGACGTGACAAACCACTTAAAGGCATTCCCAGGCGGAGCCTGGGAAAAGGGGTGAGCCAATCTGTAATAGCTCGCAGTCGCCAGTCCATAGGCTCTCGTCCCCAATTCCTAAGTAAATTCGATTGTATCAACGAAATTTAGAATGCTCTCTTCGATCCTTTGAGACTCTTGTTCAATTGAACCGGGAGTTTCTCCATCAAAAAAGCTGCGCTGGCTGCTAACTATATATAGGAAATTACCACTGGTAAATCCTAAAAGTCCCCGATAGGCATCTAATCTGCTAGCAGTTCCGTTGTTTCCCGTTTTAGAAATGTTTGAACCTTCAGGCATATCAACTAGCACAAAGTACGCACCATCCAATGCGTCCTCTATGTACTTAGTATGTTTTACCCGTGCATCTGGTAAATTTGCAACAATTCCTTGAGGTACATACTGTTCTAGGAGAAGCGATCGTAGATATTCTTCGTGTCCTATAGATTCAATTTCCTTTTTTTGCTGTGATGTCAAGCGAAAGTAATCAATTCTTAATAGAGTTCCAAAGTCATCAGAAAAGCTAACTAACCCTTCTTGCGCTTGAACTCTACCACCTCTTTGAGTGTCTACAGGAATCGGAACTACAAAATTCTTTCCTGGAGACTCATACATTTGTGGTTCGGAACCTTCATCAAACCCTGGTGCATCATCATCTAGAAATTCTTCATCTTCTAATTCTTCCTCTACGTCTTCAAAAGCGGCTATAACTTCGTCTCTGACTTCCTTGGCTTCATCATCTTTAATTTCCAACGCTTCTTGTAACTTTTTTAGTAAATTCATTTTTCCTTTCGGAATCACTATTTCTTCCTCATCAACAAGAAGGCTAACCCCCGCCGCATAAGCATCAAGTGTTAAGTCTTCCGAGAGGGAACTCTTTGCTGCGTTAAATAATGCTCCTACACTATCTTCTTCCGCTATAGCTATCAGTTTATCTAGAAGCTCTAACATTTGATCATCTGAATATTCTTCAAAAACTTCTAGAAATTCCCACAGAATATCGGCTATATAGTCTGGATCTACTTCGTCTAAGCTAGAATCAGCCGCCGAAGTTACAACTCCAATCGCTGCTACCGCTTCTTGTGCGGTCAGTTTCTCTTTAGTTGTTTTCGTGGAGTTAAAGATTTTGTCGTATTTGCCCATGACTGCTCCCTCCGTAAAAGCTGTTGGTGCTATCAAAACTTTAGTGTTAATGGGTAGTTTACCAAGCGAGGGAGTCCCCTAATCCTAGATCTTCCGTAAAACTTTCTTCTTGCTACAGATAAGGCATACAGGAAGCAGTCAGGCAAAAAAATCTTTATAAAACTTAATTTGAACATTTGAATCCGTAGCGATCGCTAGACAATTTTCCGAAAAAGTTTTGTCTGTCAGTGAAGCTAAATAAATGAGGTTGAAATCTAAAAAAACGTACAGGCATTAAAAAGATCGGTGATATATAATACATATAGGAAGGCGATCGAGAAGAATCAGGGATCAATCTTAAAGGGGTTATTTTAGATGGATACAGCAACAAAAAATACTTTATCGCACTCATCATCTATCGAGCGATCGCTCATTCTCTGGTTTGATGAGGTTGGGATTGCGGATATACCAATTGTTGGTGGTAAAAACGCATCCTTGGGTGAGATGATTCAACAACTTACACCGAAAGGTGTAAATGTACCTATTGGATTTGCTACCACGGCTTATGCTTACCGATATTTTATTCAATCGGCTGGGTTAGAAGAGAAACTGCGAAAACTGTTTTCTGACCTAGATGTAGAGGATGTCAAAAATTTGCGAGAACGAGGGAAAAAAGCAAGAGCATTACTACTCCACACACCATTTCCAACACCACTAAGAGAAGCCATTGTGGAAGCTTACAAGCTTCTGTGCAAACGATACAATCCAGATACAGACGTAGCTGTACGCTCTAGTGCAACGGCTGAAGACCTTCCTGATGCTAGTTTTGCAGGTCAGCAAGAAACATATCTCAACGTAACTGGGGTAGAGAGTGTTTTAGCAGCATGTCATAAATGTTTTGCATCTTTATTTACAGATAGAGCTATTTCTTATCGACATATTAAGAAATTTGACCATTTTAGCGTTGCTCTTGCTGTTGGTATACAAAAGATGGTGCGTTCTGACCTAGCATGCTCTGGCGTCATGTTCTCAATTGAAACCGAAACGGGTTTCAAGAACTCTGCATTGATTACAGCAGCATACGGCTTGGGGGAAAATGTAGTTCAAGGATCTGTTAACCCAGACGAGTACTATGTTTTTAAACCAACTTTACGAGAAGGTTACAACCCAATCGTTGATAAAAGATTGGGGAGTAAAGAATTAAAAATGGTCTATGATGATGGCACAAAATTTACAAAAAATATCTTAGTGCCTCAAATAGAAAGAAATAAATATGCTTTAACAGATGAAGAAATTTTACAACTCGCTCGTTGGGCTTGTTTAATAGAAGACCATTATTCTCAAGTTCACAACACCTACACCCCAATGGACATCGAGTGGGCAAAAGATGGTATCACAAACGAATTGTTTATTGTCCAAGCCCGACCGGAAACAGTCCAATCACAAAAAACGCAAAATGTTTTAAGGACGTATCGTTTTACAGGGAGCGGAGCATGGGGGATCGGGACTGGGGAAAAGTTAGCTCAATCGCCAATTGCCAATTCTCAAGCGCCAAAAGCACTAGTTATAGGACGTGCTATTGGAGAAGCAATCAGTCAGGGAAAAGCTCACCTGATTACAGATATACACAAACTTGAAGATTTCCAAGCGGGAGAAGTTTTAGTCACAGATAGAACGGACCCTGATTGGGAACCAATTATGAAAAAAGCCAGTGCGATTATCACCAATCAAGGGGGGCGTACCTGTCATGCAGCAATCATTGCACGAGAATTAGGTGTACCTGCCATTGTAGGATGTGGCAATGCTACGGAAATTTTGAAAAACGGTCAAGAAATTACCATTTCTTGTGCTGAAGGGGAAGAAGGAAGAGTTTATGAGGGATTATTGCCTTTTGAAGTGCAAGAAGTGACCTTAGAAGATTTACCTCGCACTCGCACTCAGATATTGATGAATGTGGGTAACCCTCAAGAAGCATTTAGCCTATCTGCAATTCCCAATGATGGAGTCGGTTTGGCAAGAACAGAGTTTATTATTGCCAACCACATCCAAACCCATCCAATGGCACTGATTCATTATGACAAGCTAGATGATGAATTTGTCAAAGATAAAGTGGCGACAATAACCGCACTTTATGATGATAAACCCCAGTATTTTGTCGATCGCCTCGCTCAAGGGATTGGGAGAATTGCTGCTGCTTTTTATCCCAAACCAGTTATAGTGCGAATGTCAGATTTTAAGAGTAATGAATACGCTAACTTGTTGGGTGGGAAGCAGTTTGAACCAGAAGAAGAAAACCCAATGCTCGGCTGGCGGGGTGCAGCACGTTACTATGATGAAGGCTACAAAGAAGCGTTTGCTTTGGAGTGCCAAGCAATGAGACGAGTGAGGGACGAGATGGGATTAACAAACGTAATTCCCATGATTCCCTTCTGTCGCACTCCCAATGAGGGGCGTCTGGTGTTGGAAGAAATGGCAAAAAATGGTTTAAAGCAGGGTGTCAACGATTTGCAAGTTTATGTCATGTGCGAGTTACCCAATAATGTCATTCTGGCTGACGAGTTTGCACAAGTGTTTGATGGGTTTTCTATAGGTTCCAATGACTTGACTCAACTAACACTGGGGTTGGATAGGGATTCTGCTTTAGTGTCGCGATTATTCGACGAACGCGGTGAGGGAGTCAAGCAAATGGTCAGGTTGGCGATCGCCGCTGCTAAAAGGTACAATCGGAAAATTGGCATTTGCGGTCAAGCACCCAGCGATTACCCAGAATTTGCTCAATTCCTAGTGGAACAAGGAATTGATTCCATTAGCCTCAATCCCGATTCCGTGTTAAAAACCATGTTGGAGATCGCTAAAGTAGAAAATACACAGTGACTCATGACTAGCGACCAGTGAATAAAAAAATATTTTACCTTAGCATGGCGAGTGTATTTTTGCTATCACTCGCCTTCCGATTTTGGGGATTGGGACGATTCAATACCCTTGTTTTTGACGAAGTTTACTATGCTAAATTTGGCAACAACTATCTGACCAATACCCCATTTTTTGACGGTCATCCACCATTAGGAAAATACATTATTGCCATAGGAATTTGGATTGCCAATCACATTCCTTTTTTACAAAACCAGGTCAATGGGTTAACTGGGTCGGTGATGTCACCCATCAGTTATCGCTGGATCAATGCTTTTTCTGGCTCATTTATTCCTGTGATTGTTGGGGCGATCGCTTATCAAATCAGTTACCGTCGCAGCTTTGCCTTTCTAGCTGCATTGTTTGCAGCGTGTGATGGTATATTTCTTGTAGAATCCCGCTATGCCTTAATCAATCAATATATTGTCATTTTCGGCTTATTGGGACAATTGTGTTTGATTCTGGCACTTGCCAAACAGCACTTACGGCGTACCTTTTGGTTAGTCATTTCTGGAGTCGCTTTTGGTGCTTCTTGTGCTACCAAGTGGAACGGTTTGTGGTTTCTGCTAGGTGCTTATCTTATGTGGATAATAGCTTGGGGAAATCGGTGGTTGCAATCTTTTCACTTGAAGAGAGTCAAGAGCAACGAGCAATCCCAAGATGAATTTGTTCATCATCATGCTCAAAATAATTCTGTTGAAATAGAAAGTCAGGAAACTTCTGTTTTGCCTTTATCTTTGACCTCATTACCCATTGGCAAAAGAAAGACGAAATATATAAACCCCTATAGACTAGAAGCTAAGCCTACTCCACTAAAAAAATTAACTCAACTGAATATTTTTCAGATTCTATTTTTTTTAGGAATCATTCCTGCGATTGTGTACAGCCTTATCTGGATTCCACACCTACACTTAGATACAAGATATGGGTTTGTAGAAGTTCACAAGCAGATTTTAGGATTTCACGAACGTCTGGGTAATAGCTCTAAAATACATCCTTACTGTTCTCCTTGGTATACATGGCCTTTCATGATTCGACCAATGGCGTATTTCTACCAAACAGCAACGAGTATTAAAGATCCAATTCCTGTCATAGGTCCTCCTCTTCCTACAGGTGCAGGGAAAGTTATTTATGACGTTCATGCCATGGGCAATCCCTTATTATGGTGGTTTGGTGCTGCTGCGCTTTTATTTTTCTTAGGAGTCTTAATTCGACAATTTGCCAAGCTTTGGATTGAGCAAAAACGTTTTTTCCTGTCTGCTGAATTCAGCAACGAGACTTGGATTGTTTTGTATTTCTTAGTCAATTATGCCGCAAATTTACTCCCTTGGGTAAAAGTCAACCGATGCCTTTTTATCTATCACTACATGACAGCTGTGGTCTTTGCATTTCTGGCGATCGCTTGGCTTGTCGATTGGTGCATCCGCAGTTACTATACTCAAATGCGTGCTGTTGGCCTGACTCCTACCATTTCAATTATTATAGCCTTTATTTTCTGGTTGCCGATTTATTTAGGTTTACCCCTATCAAATTTTGAGTTTAGACCCGTAAGGAGCTGGGCTGTTGGCGTGACTCTTACCTTTTTGATTATTGCAGCCTTTATTTTCTGGTTGCCGATCTATTTAGGTTTACCCCTATCAAATTTTGAGTATAGACCCGTGAGGATGTGGTTTAATTCTTGGATTTAATTGTTAGTGGTTAGTTGTTAGTAGGGTCGGCAATGCCGACCCTAACTTTTCAAGAGATTTTTTAACATAAATACACATCTGCCGTGCAAGCAATCACTGACTTTTAATATTTATTATCTGAAACATAAATTGACAATCGTCTAAACTAATGTAAGCTACACTACTGTAGTAATGCAAGTCAAAGTCCTGAGGAAAAGTAGAAAGAAAGCCGAGCGGTCACTATTAGGAAAAATTTTGTTAACTTTATAGAATACGTGCTGCTGTTTGAAAATTTATCAACTGTCAAAAACTGAAAAGTTTGTAGTTTGTGTTCTTTTGAGAAATTTTATCAGAAATTCACAAAATTACGTAAAGTTACTCTACTATTAACAATAGAGGTTCATAGTGCTTAAGGATTTACAACAAGACATTAACGTAACTAGCTTAAAAGAAGCACCCATTCATGTTTCCGGTCAAGTTCAACCCCATGGAGTTCTTCTTGTTCTGAAAGAACCTGAATTAACTATATTGCAAGTTACCACCAATGTCTCTTCAGTATTTGGGATAGCTCCGATAAATTTGCTGCACCAAAAACTGGAAGATTTACTCGATCCTTTTCAAATAGAAAGAATAAAAGCAGGACTGTTAGAAGATAGTTTGGATTTCATCAATCCTACAAAAATTTGGGTGCGGAAAAAAGGTGATGAATATGTAGTCTTTGACGCAGTCTTTCATCGCAACCCAGAAGGATTGTTGATTTTGGAATTAGAGCCTGCTATTGCTCAGGACAATATTCCCTTTTTAAGTTTTTATCATTTAGCGAGAGCATCCATTAATCAACTGGGGGAAACTAGCAATATTAGGGAGTTCTGCCAAATTATTGTCCAAGAAGTCCGGAAAGTCACCGGATTTGATAGGGTAATGCTTTATAAATTTGATGCAGACGGACATGGCTCTGTTATTGCTGAAGAAAAACTAGATCATCTAGAACCTTACTTGGGTTTGCATTACCCAGAATCAGATATTCCCAAACCAGCAAGAAGGTTATTTGTTTCCAATTGGATTAGAATCATACCGGATACTCGTTCAGAACCTGTAGAAATTTTTCCAATCAATAATCCAGTTACCCAACGTCCGGTAGACTTAACCAACTCCAGTCTCAGAAGTGCGGCTCCATGCCACATACAGTACTTGCATAACATGGGTGTAGGTGCTTCTTTGACAATTTCTTTGATTAAAGAAGGAAAACTTTGGGGTCTCATTGCTTGTCACCATCAGACACCCAAATACGTTGCTTATGAGTTAAGAAAAGCGTGCGAATTTCTCGGTCGAGTCATATTTGCAGAACTTTCAGCTAGAGAAGAAACGGAAGATTATGACTACCGCATGCAGTTAGCGTCTATTCAATCAGCTTTGGTTGAATATATGGCGCAAGAAGAAAACTTTATTGATGGGTTAGTGAAACACCAGCCCAGCCTTCTCGATTTAACCAGCGCTCAAGGTGCAGCGATCTGCTTTGGTGGAAATTACACGTTAATTGGTGAAACTCCCAAAGAAGAAGATTTGAACTTTTTAGTCCAGTGGTTGAGGAATAATGTCAAAGAAGAAGTCTTCTATACAGATTCTTTGCCACATATTTATCCTGATGCTGAAAGATTCAAACATGTTGCCAGTGGCTTGCTAGCAATTCCCATCTCCAAACGAAATTACGTTTTGTGGTTTAGACCAGAAGTTATTCAAACTGTAAACTGGGGAGGCGAT
It encodes the following:
- the ppsA gene encoding phosphoenolpyruvate synthase — translated: MDTATKNTLSHSSSIERSLILWFDEVGIADIPIVGGKNASLGEMIQQLTPKGVNVPIGFATTAYAYRYFIQSAGLEEKLRKLFSDLDVEDVKNLRERGKKARALLLHTPFPTPLREAIVEAYKLLCKRYNPDTDVAVRSSATAEDLPDASFAGQQETYLNVTGVESVLAACHKCFASLFTDRAISYRHIKKFDHFSVALAVGIQKMVRSDLACSGVMFSIETETGFKNSALITAAYGLGENVVQGSVNPDEYYVFKPTLREGYNPIVDKRLGSKELKMVYDDGTKFTKNILVPQIERNKYALTDEEILQLARWACLIEDHYSQVHNTYTPMDIEWAKDGITNELFIVQARPETVQSQKTQNVLRTYRFTGSGAWGIGTGEKLAQSPIANSQAPKALVIGRAIGEAISQGKAHLITDIHKLEDFQAGEVLVTDRTDPDWEPIMKKASAIITNQGGRTCHAAIIARELGVPAIVGCGNATEILKNGQEITISCAEGEEGRVYEGLLPFEVQEVTLEDLPRTRTQILMNVGNPQEAFSLSAIPNDGVGLARTEFIIANHIQTHPMALIHYDKLDDEFVKDKVATITALYDDKPQYFVDRLAQGIGRIAAAFYPKPVIVRMSDFKSNEYANLLGGKQFEPEEENPMLGWRGAARYYDEGYKEAFALECQAMRRVRDEMGLTNVIPMIPFCRTPNEGRLVLEEMAKNGLKQGVNDLQVYVMCELPNNVILADEFAQVFDGFSIGSNDLTQLTLGLDRDSALVSRLFDERGEGVKQMVRLAIAAAKRYNRKIGICGQAPSDYPEFAQFLVEQGIDSISLNPDSVLKTMLEIAKVENTQ
- a CDS encoding sensor histidine kinase, with the translated sequence MLKDLQQDINVTSLKEAPIHVSGQVQPHGVLLVLKEPELTILQVTTNVSSVFGIAPINLLHQKLEDLLDPFQIERIKAGLLEDSLDFINPTKIWVRKKGDEYVVFDAVFHRNPEGLLILELEPAIAQDNIPFLSFYHLARASINQLGETSNIREFCQIIVQEVRKVTGFDRVMLYKFDADGHGSVIAEEKLDHLEPYLGLHYPESDIPKPARRLFVSNWIRIIPDTRSEPVEIFPINNPVTQRPVDLTNSSLRSAAPCHIQYLHNMGVGASLTISLIKEGKLWGLIACHHQTPKYVAYELRKACEFLGRVIFAELSAREETEDYDYRMQLASIQSALVEYMAQEENFIDGLVKHQPSLLDLTSAQGAAICFGGNYTLIGETPKEEDLNFLVQWLRNNVKEEVFYTDSLPHIYPDAERFKHVASGLLAIPISKRNYVLWFRPEVIQTVNWGGDPNKAFELSQTEGNLHLRPRKSFELWKETVRLTSLPWRYVEIKAALELRKAIVNIVLRQADELAQLAHDLERSNAELKKFAYVASHDLQEPLNQVANYAQLLEMRYDQQLDEDAKEFIGYVVEGVSLMQTLIDDVLAYSKVDMQAIEFELIEVDTALERALTNLRKRVSETKAVITYDDLPTVMADSTQLMQLFQNLIGNAIKFRSDKNPEIHIGATRLEDEWLFSVRDNGIGIDPQFSDRIFVIFQRLHTRDEYQGTGMGLAICKKIVECHRGRIWVESQLGEGATFYFTIPVGGRDRERRSGRKVQNNLFGRGQQS
- a CDS encoding tellurite resistance TerB family protein: MGKYDKIFNSTKTTKEKLTAQEAVAAIGVVTSAADSSLDEVDPDYIADILWEFLEVFEEYSDDQMLELLDKLIAIAEEDSVGALFNAAKSSLSEDLTLDAYAAGVSLLVDEEEIVIPKGKMNLLKKLQEALEIKDDEAKEVRDEVIAAFEDVEEELEDEEFLDDDAPGFDEGSEPQMYESPGKNFVVPIPVDTQRGGRVQAQEGLVSFSDDFGTLLRIDYFRLTSQQKKEIESIGHEEYLRSLLLEQYVPQGIVANLPDARVKHTKYIEDALDGAYFVLVDMPEGSNISKTGNNGTASRLDAYRGLLGFTSGNFLYIVSSQRSFFDGETPGSIEQESQRIEESILNFVDTIEFT
- a CDS encoding dolichyl-phosphate-mannose--protein mannosyltransferase, which translates into the protein MASVFLLSLAFRFWGLGRFNTLVFDEVYYAKFGNNYLTNTPFFDGHPPLGKYIIAIGIWIANHIPFLQNQVNGLTGSVMSPISYRWINAFSGSFIPVIVGAIAYQISYRRSFAFLAALFAACDGIFLVESRYALINQYIVIFGLLGQLCLILALAKQHLRRTFWLVISGVAFGASCATKWNGLWFLLGAYLMWIIAWGNRWLQSFHLKRVKSNEQSQDEFVHHHAQNNSVEIESQETSVLPLSLTSLPIGKRKTKYINPYRLEAKPTPLKKLTQLNIFQILFFLGIIPAIVYSLIWIPHLHLDTRYGFVEVHKQILGFHERLGNSSKIHPYCSPWYTWPFMIRPMAYFYQTATSIKDPIPVIGPPLPTGAGKVIYDVHAMGNPLLWWFGAAALLFFLGVLIRQFAKLWIEQKRFFLSAEFSNETWIVLYFLVNYAANLLPWVKVNRCLFIYHYMTAVVFAFLAIAWLVDWCIRSYYTQMRAVGLTPTISIIIAFIFWLPIYLGLPLSNFEFRPVRSWAVGVTLTFLIIAAFIFWLPIYLGLPLSNFEYRPVRMWFNSWI
- a CDS encoding GAF domain-containing protein, which codes for MESVLPDNEALRLEALLRYRILDTSSEVAFDELTSLAAFICKTPIALITLIDSDRQWFKSKVGLTTSETPRSAAFCAHAILHKEPLIVPDALQDPRFATNPLVTEDPHIRFYAGAPLTTPQGFRIGTLCVIDRVPRQLNLEEITALEALSRQVVSQIELRYLKKSLQQQESYFRAIVEVEPELSITRNLKELKHAEDALRREKEYISHIVTAAPTLICGIAPDGMTTFVNPIVSEVTGYSSDELVGKNWWHIFYPDGEYWQVEQLFRDFEKGQVINYEMRLTTKHGQKRVISWNSVNRWNDSGTLLEVIGIGADVTQQRQSEIALYQQTQREHLMAEMAKHIRRSLDLEEILKTTVSEVQQFLQCDRVFIYRFHPDWTGSIVVESLAPGCKSVQGTIIKDSFFQELSLRPFYEQGKIQAVADIYTSNLAPCHIALLEQLQIRSNLVVSIVVENGGTGASSQLWGLLVANHCFEPRGWEPVEINLLKQLGTQVAIAIQQSELYQQAQTELLERKRTEKLLLSTQNQLQHLLAYSPAIIYSCKPSGYFGATFVSDNVFNILGYEPQEFTSHSQFWFSHIHPDDRNRVLAELVQLTHRKHFAYEYRFLHKNGYYRWMYDELRLVTDAEGNPIEIVGCWQDISSSRF